A region of Gloeocapsopsis sp. IPPAS B-1203 DNA encodes the following proteins:
- a CDS encoding AI-2E family transporter produces the protein MMNNLRRRLSNSFIIRFLLLFAFGWALLQLLVYFETVIVIFTFAAILAALLNYPVRWLRRFLPRTAAVILVFLVSLLIVIALAITLGFAILSQGQQLINRVLEISNSVGFSLEQLEAFLQTRNLQLNLDAIGEQIRNFALSGITYILNLLGTSLTNFINFVLIAVVTLFMLLNGKNVWRFVLKTVPERSRQHFADTVEEKLLGFFRGQLILMLFLSTSTFLVFILLQVPSPLVLSLIIGVIDAVPGIGATLGIGTVFFILLTQDVLLAFKVLAASIILQQIQDNLISPRVMQNSVDVNPVVTFFALLVGARIAGLLGIFLAVPVAGLIVSLLEIDELKGE, from the coding sequence ATGATGAACAATCTCCGACGGCGACTGAGTAATTCTTTTATAATTCGCTTTCTTCTATTATTTGCCTTTGGTTGGGCACTTTTACAGCTTCTAGTTTATTTTGAAACAGTGATTGTCATTTTCACATTTGCAGCCATTTTAGCTGCTTTATTAAACTATCCTGTTCGCTGGTTGCGACGTTTTTTACCCCGCACAGCTGCCGTTATTTTAGTTTTCTTGGTAAGTCTCTTAATAGTTATTGCTTTAGCAATCACTCTCGGTTTTGCAATACTGTCTCAAGGACAACAATTAATTAATAGAGTTCTTGAAATTAGTAACTCTGTAGGCTTTTCGTTAGAACAATTAGAGGCTTTCTTACAAACTCGTAATCTCCAACTAAATCTAGATGCTATTGGAGAGCAGATCAGAAATTTTGCCTTATCGGGCATTACTTATATTCTCAACCTTTTAGGAACTTCACTAACCAATTTTATCAATTTTGTTTTAATTGCAGTTGTCACTCTTTTTATGCTGCTAAACGGAAAAAATGTTTGGCGTTTTGTGTTGAAAACTGTACCTGAAAGGTCACGCCAACACTTTGCTGATACAGTTGAGGAAAAGCTTTTAGGTTTTTTTAGAGGGCAATTAATTTTAATGTTATTTCTATCAACCTCTACTTTCTTAGTTTTTATCTTGCTCCAAGTTCCTTCCCCTTTAGTTTTATCCTTAATAATTGGAGTTATTGATGCAGTCCCAGGAATCGGTGCGACTTTAGGAATTGGTACTGTTTTTTTTATTTTATTAACTCAAGATGTTTTGCTTGCTTTCAAAGTCCTAGCAGCCTCAATTATACTTCAGCAAATCCAAGATAATTTAATTTCGCCGCGAGTCATGCAAAACTCAGTCGATGTTAACCCTGTAGTTACATTTTTTGCTTTATTAGTCGGAGCAAGAATTGCTGGGCTGTTAGGTATTTTTCTAGCTGTTCCAGTTGCTGGTTTGATTGTCAGTTTGTTAGAAATTGATGAATTGAAAGGAGAATAG